The following proteins are co-located in the Echinicola sp. 20G genome:
- a CDS encoding polysaccharide biosynthesis/export family protein — protein sequence MNRIIRLNTVLSVLIFCLAAFSCVPNKKLIYLQNLEGNEAIPEESMIRYEQPEYRLQYNDIIDIQVMTPDDIIESGFNNSASSSQSSMMMGQIASSGGDVYYMSGYSVDVNGNVRIPIVGEVNVMNLTVEDVRKKLEVKLKDYLSGEFYVRVKLGGIRFSAIGEFRHPGKYVVLQDRMTILEAIAQAGDLSTVAKRNEVLLIRQYPEGSKLHRINLTDRHLIESPFYFIQPNDQLYAEPMKVRELGSGVNATQTLTLITTSITAVALVLNLFN from the coding sequence ATGAATAGAATCATTAGATTAAATACTGTGCTTTCAGTACTGATTTTTTGCTTGGCCGCATTTTCATGTGTTCCCAATAAGAAGTTAATCTACCTGCAGAACCTGGAGGGAAATGAAGCCATCCCTGAAGAATCAATGATCCGGTACGAACAACCTGAGTACAGACTACAATACAATGATATCATTGATATCCAAGTAATGACCCCAGATGATATTATTGAGTCAGGATTCAATAACAGCGCATCAAGCTCCCAAAGTAGCATGATGATGGGGCAGATCGCCTCCTCGGGAGGGGATGTTTATTATATGTCAGGATATTCTGTGGATGTAAATGGTAATGTAAGGATTCCCATCGTTGGGGAAGTCAACGTGATGAACCTTACCGTGGAAGATGTGAGGAAGAAGCTGGAGGTAAAATTGAAAGATTATTTATCCGGTGAGTTTTATGTACGGGTCAAGCTGGGTGGAATTAGGTTTTCTGCCATCGGAGAATTTAGGCATCCAGGGAAATACGTTGTACTTCAGGATAGGATGACCATTTTGGAAGCCATTGCCCAAGCTGGAGACTTGAGTACTGTGGCCAAAAGAAATGAAGTACTACTGATCAGGCAATATCCTGAAGGGAGCAAGCTTCACAGAATTAATCTGACAGACAGACACCTTATTGAATCACCATTTTATTTCATTCAGCCAAACGATCAGCTATATGCTGAACCTATGAAAGTTCGGGAACTGGGGTCAGGAGTCAATGCTACACAGACTTTAACCCTAATAACCACCTCCATTACGGCTGTTGCTTTAGTGCTTAATCTATTTAATTAA
- a CDS encoding ATP-binding protein: MNSNRIFELVSKILHQYYESNQSLGFSDIISKLIQSKVADNIFLVRKEFSDGAEKSEKIAHFLDEDSIQEIITDHNLLTDLMGKEDHLNTSLDQLYRSGLKLHIGEKQLNSLLIFSLKLENIDGWLVMGRLEENGSFSLEEVAGLKILLHAISRRKTLIQEKNFEEKKPNHVSDEVCPAKDGEDLLNGFPSPSFWFSHESQKVVYANHGFLEAYTLKGDAGGKQINDLVHLPDKAHSFYELVSHQRDVKNLEARIWNERDERFRWCSLYAGHLDIRGVKGVVVTVHDIQKRKDIEKKAVKLNQLLKAVNETQISFFVKDNFHNTLRKLLDAIVKITGSEYGFIGEVFKDENGDPYLKTHVVSEIAWSNEMLKKFGNKYHRGLDFRNLDTLFGECLKTGENVIANEVKKDPRSGGIPMGHIYMNRFMGIPVYKEGEMVGLMGFANRKEPYDLEDVTFLQPIIEGYGSFIKAIRYTRQRYKSDLLREESETMYEILSENTGDILMLCSPDLKVTYVSPSVEKVIGYQPDDIVGRMLWEFFDFEKEVFQEVGTEKVLKVKHKDGRRTVILEFLLKDMGYAGTMVGFLGTFRNVTERETALMSLRKNLHKERELSQLKSRFIRMTSHELRTPLTTLLSSAELMGVLIDGFKDDEPIKHKMKNHTQKMSNQINRLMRLINDILILEKNTAGKDQIKKEHIDIIAYLKEIIENDFKLEDNEANIVLDFPLQERQVYSDPVWLGYIVKNILENAIKYSKSTAERPILGLKYEEEVFKIEVRDFGIGIPLEDQKYIFGSFFRGKNASNIRGAGLGLNIVKEFVDRLGGEIGFTSCEKDGTMFTVTLPYGSKTEYLEAPKLR; this comes from the coding sequence GTGAATAGCAACAGAATTTTTGAATTAGTTTCCAAAATATTACACCAATATTATGAATCCAATCAATCGCTTGGGTTCAGTGATATTATCTCCAAGTTGATCCAAAGCAAGGTCGCTGATAACATCTTTTTAGTTAGAAAAGAATTTTCCGATGGAGCAGAAAAATCGGAAAAGATAGCTCATTTCTTAGATGAGGATAGTATTCAAGAAATAATCACGGACCATAATTTACTCACTGATCTTATGGGTAAAGAGGATCATTTAAATACTTCTCTGGATCAATTATACCGTTCAGGTTTGAAATTGCATATAGGTGAAAAGCAGCTTAACTCCTTATTGATATTTTCTTTAAAGTTAGAGAATATCGATGGTTGGCTTGTGATGGGAAGGTTGGAGGAGAATGGAAGTTTTAGTTTGGAAGAAGTAGCAGGTTTAAAAATTCTATTACATGCTATTTCCAGAAGAAAAACCCTCATTCAAGAAAAGAACTTTGAAGAAAAAAAGCCAAACCATGTTTCAGATGAGGTGTGTCCGGCTAAAGATGGAGAGGATTTACTCAACGGATTCCCATCCCCATCATTTTGGTTTTCTCATGAAAGCCAAAAAGTGGTGTATGCAAACCATGGCTTTTTAGAAGCCTATACGCTGAAAGGAGATGCCGGCGGTAAGCAGATCAATGATTTGGTTCATCTTCCAGATAAGGCTCACAGTTTTTATGAATTGGTAAGTCACCAGAGAGATGTCAAAAATTTGGAGGCAAGAATCTGGAACGAAAGAGATGAGCGTTTTAGGTGGTGCAGCCTCTACGCGGGCCATTTGGATATTCGAGGTGTAAAAGGTGTGGTGGTAACTGTTCATGACATTCAAAAGAGAAAGGATATTGAAAAAAAGGCTGTAAAACTTAACCAATTGCTTAAAGCGGTCAATGAAACTCAAATTAGTTTCTTTGTAAAGGATAATTTCCACAATACCTTAAGGAAGCTTTTGGATGCCATAGTTAAGATCACTGGAAGTGAGTATGGTTTTATTGGGGAGGTATTTAAGGATGAAAATGGAGATCCATATTTAAAGACCCATGTTGTTTCTGAAATTGCTTGGTCAAATGAGATGCTCAAAAAGTTCGGAAACAAATATCATCGCGGATTGGATTTTAGAAATTTGGATACACTTTTTGGGGAATGTCTTAAAACTGGGGAGAATGTAATTGCCAATGAAGTAAAGAAAGATCCTCGAAGTGGAGGAATTCCCATGGGACATATTTACATGAATAGGTTTATGGGCATTCCTGTATATAAGGAGGGGGAGATGGTAGGACTGATGGGCTTTGCCAATAGAAAAGAACCTTATGACTTGGAAGATGTAACTTTTCTCCAACCAATTATCGAAGGTTATGGTAGTTTTATCAAAGCCATCAGGTATACGCGACAAAGGTACAAGTCAGACCTTTTGAGGGAGGAGTCTGAAACAATGTATGAAATATTATCTGAAAATACAGGGGACATATTGATGCTATGTTCTCCGGATTTAAAAGTAACCTATGTGTCGCCATCGGTGGAGAAAGTAATAGGGTACCAACCTGATGATATCGTGGGGAGGATGTTATGGGAGTTTTTTGACTTCGAAAAGGAGGTGTTTCAAGAAGTAGGGACAGAAAAGGTACTAAAGGTGAAGCACAAAGATGGAAGGAGGACAGTTATTCTTGAGTTTTTGTTGAAAGATATGGGGTATGCAGGAACTATGGTAGGTTTTCTAGGAACATTTAGAAATGTTACTGAAAGGGAAACAGCCCTCATGTCCTTACGAAAAAACTTGCATAAAGAAAGGGAGCTCAGTCAGCTCAAATCTCGGTTTATAAGAATGACATCTCATGAACTTAGGACTCCTTTAACCACTTTGCTGAGCAGTGCAGAGCTTATGGGGGTATTGATTGATGGCTTTAAAGATGATGAGCCTATCAAGCACAAAATGAAAAACCATACCCAGAAAATGAGCAATCAGATTAATCGACTCATGAGGTTAATCAATGATATTTTGATTTTAGAAAAGAACACAGCAGGGAAGGACCAAATAAAAAAGGAACATATTGATATTATAGCCTACTTAAAGGAAATTATTGAAAATGACTTTAAGTTAGAGGATAATGAAGCTAACATCGTTTTGGACTTTCCTCTTCAGGAAAGACAAGTTTATTCGGATCCTGTTTGGTTAGGATATATTGTCAAGAATATTTTGGAAAACGCCATTAAATACTCCAAAAGTACAGCAGAAAGGCCCATATTGGGTTTAAAATATGAGGAAGAGGTATTCAAAATAGAGGTACGTGACTTTGGGATTGGAATTCCTTTAGAAGACCAAAAGTATATTTTTGGTTCGTTTTTTAGAGGTAAAAATGCTTCCAATATTAGAGGGGCTGGATTGGGACTGAATATTGTAAAGGAGTTTGTGGATAGACTGGGGGGAGAAATTGGCTTTACAAGTTGTGAAAAAGATGGAACTATGTTTACTGTTACATTGCCGTATGGTAGCAAGACAGAGTATTTGGAAGCGCCTAAGTTAAGATAA
- a CDS encoding LytTR family DNA-binding domain-containing protein, producing the protein MKKILIVEDELDLAENLEEILSVIGYKVSAIISDGDMVLDYLKRSQPDLILMDVLIDGEIDGIDLAKKIKETTQIPIIFLTAYSDKMILDRISKVIYEGYLLKPFHIETLKTCLYLAFKNVETPSLKPKQHTLKIRDKGFMVPVPVEEITFLEADGLYTKVHTVSKPYTIRDILKDVTEKLPHDSFLRIHKSFTININHIHSFNAKELTVGQHIIPMRRGFLKKLKGILEDRKILSVN; encoded by the coding sequence ATGAAGAAAATTTTAATAGTAGAAGACGAATTAGACCTAGCTGAAAACTTGGAAGAAATCCTTTCGGTAATCGGGTATAAAGTTTCAGCCATTATATCTGATGGAGATATGGTACTTGATTATTTGAAACGCTCCCAACCTGACCTCATCCTCATGGATGTTTTGATAGATGGAGAAATCGACGGAATTGACCTGGCAAAAAAAATCAAAGAGACTACACAAATACCTATCATATTTTTAACAGCCTATTCAGACAAAATGATCTTAGACAGGATATCCAAGGTCATTTATGAGGGTTATTTATTAAAACCTTTTCATATTGAGACCTTAAAAACATGCCTCTACCTTGCCTTTAAAAATGTAGAAACCCCCAGTCTCAAACCCAAACAGCACACACTGAAAATTAGAGACAAAGGCTTTATGGTTCCAGTCCCTGTAGAAGAAATCACCTTTCTTGAAGCTGATGGCTTATATACCAAAGTACATACTGTATCGAAACCTTACACGATAAGAGATATTTTGAAAGACGTTACTGAAAAGCTACCTCATGATTCTTTCTTGAGAATCCATAAATCATTTACCATTAACATTAACCATATCCATTCCTTTAACGCAAAGGAACTAACCGTAGGCCAACACATCATCCCCATGAGAAGAGGGTTTCTTAAAAAGCTAAAGGGAATCTTAGAAGATCGAAAAATCCTTTCGGTAAATTAA